Proteins encoded within one genomic window of Rhododendron vialii isolate Sample 1 chromosome 1a, ASM3025357v1:
- the LOC131319880 gene encoding secretory carrier-associated membrane protein 4-like isoform X2, with product MDSQESNLEAFPLPPEPAGFNYDRDAPNDFPLDTTTVCATSEVDKDKRTGIVLEDKKWPPFFSQIIQNDILVHLPRLAYVAFSTLLGSAVLS from the exons AATCCAACCTGGAGGCTTTCCCCCTTCCTCCTGAACCTGCAGGTTTCAACTATGACCGGGATGCCCCAAATGATTTTCCACTTGACACAACTACGGTATGTGCAACTTCCGAAGTTGATAAAGACAAAAGGA CTGGTATTGTTCTTGAGGACAAAaaatggccaccatttttttcccaaatcatCCAAAATGATATACTAGTTCATCTACCAAGATTGGCTTATGTTGCATTTTCAACGTTGTTGG GGTCAGCCGTGCTATCTTGA
- the LOC131319880 gene encoding secretory carrier-associated membrane protein 4-like isoform X1: MDSQESNLEAFPLPPEPAGFNYDRDAPNDFPLDTTTVCATSEVDKDKRTGIVLEDKKWPPFFSQIIQNDILVHLPRLAYVAFSTLLGMSTSDRCVTVLSFYIILYPCEPFSLI; the protein is encoded by the exons AATCCAACCTGGAGGCTTTCCCCCTTCCTCCTGAACCTGCAGGTTTCAACTATGACCGGGATGCCCCAAATGATTTTCCACTTGACACAACTACGGTATGTGCAACTTCCGAAGTTGATAAAGACAAAAGGA CTGGTATTGTTCTTGAGGACAAAaaatggccaccatttttttcccaaatcatCCAAAATGATATACTAGTTCATCTACCAAGATTGGCTTATGTTGCATTTTCAACGTTGTTGGGTATGTCAACTTCCGATCGTTGTGTGACAGTTTTAtctttttatattattttgtatcCCTGTGAACCTTTTTCGCTGATATAG